The nucleotide window GCGCTCCGGGCGGTGCAGCCCGTGGCCGGCGAGGCCTGATATTCGTGATTTTTTCGGCTAAGTTCTTGACAACATTGGGGATAGGTGGGGAAAAAAGTCCTTGACACCCCAAGGGTCATTGCCTATCCTGCGGCCTTGTTGAGTGGATGGGGTTTCCTGTGCCCCGGGTAGTGACATCCTGCTGAGCAGCCGACCTGAGATTCCTCTGTGGCGCCCGGTACGTCCAACATGGCGGCGCGTGGCACAAGGAATGTGCGTCAGACGGTACTGAGATCACCGAATTCCAAGCGACAGCTTCGGTTCAGCACCCGTCGTTCAACAAAATACACTCTGAAGGAGGTGAGCTAGGTGATCAAGAAGCTTGCGGCATTTTTCCTGATGGCGATCCTGACCGTTGCTCTCGCCACCGCCATGGGTTGTGGGAAGAAGGCGGAGGAGGGCACCACCACCGAGGGTACCACCACCGAGGCGACGACGAGCACGACCACTCCTGCCCCGGCGGAGTCCGGCGCTGCTACGACTCCTGCCCCGGCGGACACGGCTGCTCATCAGTAGTTCGACTCCCCGTCCGGCACTCGTTTCGTCTGGACGCACAGAGTCTCGATATTGCGAGAGGGTGGGTGGCATGCACTCGCCCTCTTCGCATTTTTTTTGCCCCCCGGGCGGGGCTCAGCCCGGTCCGGTGCTCCACCTGGAGGCTTCCCATTGGCCAATGAGAGTTCCTTCGACGTGGTGTCCCGCGTGGACCTGCAGGAACTGAAGAACGCCGTCCAGCAGGCCCAGAAGGAGATGAGCCAGCGCTTCGACTTCAAGGCCAGCGCCAGTTCCATCGAGCTGGCCGAGGAGGAGAAGCTGGTGCTGGTCTCCGACGACGAGCACAAGCTCAAGTCGGTGGTGGACATCGTCCAGGGCAAGCTCATCAAGCGCGGCATCTCGCTGAAGTGCATGGACTACGGCCCGGTGGTGCCGGCCCAGAAGGGCACCGTCCGCCAGGAGATCACCCTCGCCTCCGGCCTGGAGGGCGAGCTGGCCCGCGAGATCGTCAAGGACATCAAGGGCCTCAAGTTGAAGGTGCAGGCGGCCATCCAGGAGGACCAGGTGCGGGTCAGCGGGAAGGTGAAGGACGATCTGCAGCAGGTGATCGCATTCCTCAAGGCCAGGGAATATAAGCTGCCGCTGCAGTTCGTGAATTTCCGCTGAGCGCGCCCGGACGGTTTGGGGGCGGCTTGTCGGCACGCTCTCGGTCGGGCGCCTGGGAAGCACAGCGCCCTCCAACGTTCGCTCTGCCGACAACCCGCCCCCAAACCGTCCGGGCTGCGAGCGGTGAGGCTCGACTGCCCCGGCTAGGGGACCGGCTGGTAGCTCCCCGCTATCGCCAGGGCGTTGATGAGGAAGTGCAGCGCGATTCCGGGCCAGAGGCTGCCGGAGACGATCACCAGCCAACCGTTCAGCACCCCGATCACCCCTGCCACCGGCGCGCCGGGGCCGTGAGCGGCCGCGAAGACGGCCGCCTGGGCCAGCAGCGCGGTACTGGGGCTCCAACTGCGGCGGAGCCGTTCCAGGGTCCAGCCCCGGAAGAACAGTTCCTCGAACAACGCGGGCATCACCGCGTGGGTGCCCAGGAGCGCCAGCGCCTGGGGCGGGGTGCTCCACGCGGTCATCTGGACCTGCGTCTCCCGCAGCGAGCGGTAGGCGGGAAGCTGCCAGCACACCAGCGCCACCGCCACCAGCAGCACCAGCCCGCAGATCGCCGCCAGGACCACCTGCGCCCACGTGCCGGCCTTCGGCGGGCCCAGGAGCAGCCAGGCCCGGCCGGAGCCGGGGCGGCGGGAAGTCCAGGCCATCACGGGCACGGCGGCCAGGGCGAACGAGAGGGGCGTGGCCGCTTGTCGCAGGCCCGGCGGGTGCCCTAGACTCCTGTCCAGGTACGTCAGCAGCCCCATCCACACCAGGGTCAGGGCGACCACGCACAGTGCGCCCGCCAGCGTCCAGGCCCCCCCGGACGGCCCTTGCGGTCTCGTGGCCACCATCGGGCTGTCGCAATCAGGACCCGCTCCGGGGCTCTCCGGCCCGCCGCCGGCATCGGGGCCTACGCCGGCCTGGGCTTCCGGCCCGGCCTGGGGGGAACATGTCCGTTCTTCATCCACGCGCGCTCTTCCCGTCCCTTCCCCTCGTTCTGGTGGCTCTTGTCTGCGGCTGCGGATCCTCGTCCGAACCCGTGCCCGCCGGTGAACCCGTCCAACTAACCGTGTCGCCGGATTCTGCATTGCTGGTCCCCGGGAGGCAAACCACCTTTCACGCCGTGGCGCGAGACGCGCGGGGCACGCAGGTGTCGGTGGCGCTGCACTGGACGCTGGCGGACACCGCCGTCGCGGTCGTGGACTCCCAGGGCGTAGTCTCCGCGAAGGCCGTCGGCCGCACGGTGGTGGAGGTGCGCACGCGCGCCCTGAAAGCCGCCGCGACGGTGCGGGTGGACGCGGGGGAGCCGCCGGCCGCCCAGGTGACGGTCACCCCCGCCTCGGCCACCTTCCTGGCCGGGGACCGCCAGCCCTTCGTCGCCGACCCGCGCGACGCGTCGGGGCGCTTCGTGCCCGCCCCGGTGCACTGGAGCGTGGAGCCGGCCACGGTGGCATCCGTCGGCCCGGACGGCCAGGTGCTGTGCCTGGCGGCCGGCTCCGCGACGGTCACCGCCGAGGTGGATGGCGTGCGCGGCACCGCACGACTGACGGTCCTGGCCGCCCCCACGGTGAGCACGGAAGCCGGCGCCGGGTCCGCCGGGGAGCAGGACGGGGACCCGGCGGTCGCCACCTTCCGCAACCCCATGGGCCTGGCGGTGGACTCGCTGGGCTCGGTGTACGTGGTGGACAACGGCAATCACCGCATCCGCGTGATCGAGCGCGGGCAGGTGCGCACCCTGGCGGGCAGCGGCCCCGGCTTCGCCGACGGCCGCGGCGCCGCGGCGCAGTTCCGGTTCCCCGCGGGCATCGCGGTGGGGCCGGGCCGCCTGCTGTACGTGGCCGACCAGGGCAACCACTGCATCCGGCGCGTCGACACCGGGGGCAATGTCACTACGGTCGCGGGGCAGCCGGGGTTTCCCGCCTACGTGGACTCCACCGCCGACGAGGCGTACTTTCGGACTCCCACCTCCGTGGCGGTGGACGCCACGGGCCGGATCTTCGTGGCGGATCGCGGCAACTCGGTGATCCGGGTGATCGAGCCGGGCGGGC belongs to Candidatus Eisenbacteria bacterium and includes:
- a CDS encoding YajQ family cyclic di-GMP-binding protein codes for the protein MANESSFDVVSRVDLQELKNAVQQAQKEMSQRFDFKASASSIELAEEEKLVLVSDDEHKLKSVVDIVQGKLIKRGISLKCMDYGPVVPAQKGTVRQEITLASGLEGELAREIVKDIKGLKLKVQAAIQEDQVRVSGKVKDDLQQVIAFLKAREYKLPLQFVNFR
- a CDS encoding CPBP family intramembrane metalloprotease encodes the protein MVALTLVWMGLLTYLDRSLGHPPGLRQAATPLSFALAAVPVMAWTSRRPGSGRAWLLLGPPKAGTWAQVVLAAICGLVLLVAVALVCWQLPAYRSLRETQVQMTAWSTPPQALALLGTHAVMPALFEELFFRGWTLERLRRSWSPSTALLAQAAVFAAAHGPGAPVAGVIGVLNGWLVIVSGSLWPGIALHFLINALAIAGSYQPVP
- a CDS encoding Ig-like domain-containing protein, producing the protein MLVPGRQTTFHAVARDARGTQVSVALHWTLADTAVAVVDSQGVVSAKAVGRTVVEVRTRALKAAATVRVDAGEPPAAQVTVTPASATFLAGDRQPFVADPRDASGRFVPAPVHWSVEPATVASVGPDGQVLCLAAGSATVTAEVDGVRGTARLTVLAAPTVSTEAGAGSAGEQDGDPAVATFRNPMGLAVDSLGSVYVVDNGNHRIRVIERGQVRTLAGSGPGFADGRGAAAQFRFPAGIAVGPGRLLYVADQGNHCIRRVDTGGNVTTVAGQPGFPAYVDSTADEAYFRTPTSVAVDATGRIFVADRGNSVIRVIEPGGRVKTLCGTPLVSGYVDGKPGRMDEPAGLTIGPGGVLYVCERGSGAITSGSVVRQVSPDGVLSTVAGNGIPGSLFGPRPYGQFDQPFAVAVGPDGYVYVADTGNRQVRSASPTGYISNVAGTGVSGFLDGPGEASMWKYPAGIVALSSGDLLVSDMIAQRVRRVRGTLHAAPVTWPESAVRLLPRPGFGPSARRVVRAPLPDYSLPAGASRPVAARGPFTRARPVR